In Pseudomonas fluorescens, the following are encoded in one genomic region:
- the rimK gene encoding 30S ribosomal protein S6--L-glutamate ligase: MKIAVLSRNPRLYSTRRLVEAGTERGHEMVVVDTLRAYMNIASHKPQIHYRGKPLEGFDAVIPRIGASVTFYGCAVLRQFEMMGVFPLNESVAIARSRDKLRSLQLLSRRGIGLPVTGFAHSPDDIPDLIEMVNGAPLVIKVLEGTQGIGVVLCETATAAESVIEAFMGLKQNIMVQEYIKEAGGADIRCFVVGDKVIAAMKRQAKPGEFRSNLHRGGSASLIKITPEERMTALRAAKVMGLAVAGVDILRSNHGPLVMEVNSSPGLEGIETTTGKNVAGIIIEHLEKNGGPNMTRTKGKG; the protein is encoded by the coding sequence ATGAAGATCGCTGTGCTGTCGCGGAATCCGCGTCTGTATTCCACCCGTCGTCTGGTCGAAGCCGGTACCGAGCGTGGCCATGAAATGGTGGTGGTCGACACCTTGCGCGCCTACATGAACATCGCCAGCCACAAGCCGCAGATCCACTACCGCGGCAAACCGCTGGAAGGCTTCGATGCGGTGATTCCACGGATCGGCGCATCCGTGACCTTTTATGGCTGTGCAGTGCTGCGCCAGTTCGAAATGATGGGGGTATTCCCGCTCAACGAATCGGTGGCCATTGCCCGTTCGCGGGACAAGCTGCGTTCGCTGCAATTGTTGTCCCGTCGCGGGATCGGTCTGCCGGTGACCGGGTTTGCCCACTCCCCCGATGACATTCCCGACCTGATCGAAATGGTCAACGGCGCGCCGTTGGTGATCAAGGTGCTGGAAGGCACCCAAGGCATCGGCGTGGTGCTGTGCGAAACCGCCACGGCCGCAGAATCGGTGATCGAGGCGTTCATGGGCCTCAAGCAGAACATCATGGTTCAGGAGTACATCAAGGAAGCCGGTGGTGCGGACATTCGCTGCTTCGTCGTCGGTGACAAGGTGATTGCGGCGATGAAGCGCCAGGCCAAACCCGGCGAGTTTCGCTCCAACCTGCATCGCGGCGGCAGTGCGAGCCTGATCAAGATCACGCCGGAAGAACGCATGACGGCGTTGCGTGCGGCGAAGGTCATGGGGCTGGCGGTGGCAGGCGTCGACATCCTGCGCTCCAATCACGGGCCGCTGGTGATGGAAGTGAACTCGTCGCCGGGTCTTGAGGGGATTGAGACCACCACCGGGAAAAATGTGGCGGGGATCATCATTGAGCATCTGGAGAAGAATGGTGGGCCGAATATGACGCGGACCAAAGGGAAGGGTTAA
- the ompR gene encoding two-component system response regulator OmpR: MSSTAQTAEGEKILIVDDDPGLSSLLERFFVSKGYRARAVPNTEQMDRLLAREVFNLVVLDLMLPGEDGLTACRRLRNANNQIPIIMLTAKGDELSRIKGLELGADDYLAKPFNPDELMARVKAVLRRQSAPVPGAPGSEDESVTFGDYELSLATRELKRGEEVHMLTTGEFAVLKALVMNARQPLTRDKLMNLARGREWDALERSIDVQISRLRRMIEPDPSKPRYIQTVWGVGYVFVPDGTATK; encoded by the coding sequence ATGAGCAGCACTGCACAAACTGCTGAAGGCGAAAAAATTCTTATCGTTGACGACGATCCGGGGCTCAGCAGCCTGCTGGAGCGTTTTTTCGTCAGCAAGGGCTACCGCGCCCGCGCCGTACCGAACACCGAGCAAATGGATCGCCTGCTGGCGCGCGAAGTGTTCAACCTGGTCGTCCTCGACCTGATGTTGCCCGGCGAAGACGGCCTGACCGCCTGCCGCCGTCTGCGCAATGCGAACAACCAGATTCCGATCATCATGCTCACCGCCAAGGGCGACGAGCTGAGCCGCATCAAGGGCCTGGAGCTGGGCGCCGACGATTACCTGGCCAAGCCGTTCAACCCCGATGAGCTGATGGCTCGCGTCAAAGCGGTCCTGCGTCGCCAGTCGGCTCCGGTACCGGGCGCGCCAGGCAGCGAAGACGAAAGCGTGACCTTCGGTGACTACGAGTTGTCCCTGGCTACCCGCGAGCTCAAGCGCGGCGAAGAAGTGCACATGCTCACCACCGGTGAGTTCGCTGTACTCAAGGCCCTGGTGATGAACGCGCGTCAACCGTTGACCCGCGACAAACTGATGAACCTGGCCCGTGGCCGCGAGTGGGATGCCCTGGAGCGCTCCATCGATGTGCAGATTTCCCGTCTGCGCCGGATGATCGAGCCCGATCCGTCCAAACCGCGTTACATCCAGACTGTCTGGGGCGTGGGTTACGTGTTTGTACCGGATGGTACCGCCACCAAGTGA
- a CDS encoding ATP-binding protein codes for MKTPVWFPQSFFSRTLWLVLIVVLFSKALTLVYLLMNEDVLVDRQYSHGVALTLRAYWAADEENRGKIAEAATLIRVVGAGVPEGEQHWPYSEIYQRQMQSELGADTEVRLRMHSPPALWVRAPSLGDGWLKVPLYPHPLRGQKIWNVLGWFLAIGLLSTASAWIFVSQLNQPLKRLVYAARQLGQGRSVRLPISDTPSEMTEVYRAFNQMAEDVEQAGRERELMLAGVSHDLRTPLTRLRLSLELMGDHTDLTDDMVRDIEDMDAILDQFLAFIRDGRDESVEEVDLSDLVREVAAPYNQNEERVRLRLEPIQPFPLRRVSMKRLLNNLIGNALHHAGSGVEVAAYVSGDTSAPYVVLSVMDRGAGIDPSELEAIFNPFTRGDRARGGKGTGLGLAIVKRIASMHGGNVELRNRSGGGLEARVRLPLGLMLPRDAV; via the coding sequence ATGAAAACCCCCGTTTGGTTTCCCCAGAGCTTCTTCTCCCGCACCCTTTGGCTGGTGCTGATCGTCGTACTCTTCTCCAAAGCGCTGACCCTGGTTTATCTGCTGATGAACGAAGACGTTCTGGTGGACCGCCAGTACAGCCACGGTGTCGCCCTGACGCTGCGCGCCTATTGGGCTGCCGATGAAGAAAACCGCGGCAAGATCGCCGAGGCCGCGACCCTGATCCGGGTGGTGGGTGCCGGCGTGCCGGAAGGCGAACAGCACTGGCCTTACAGCGAGATTTACCAGCGGCAGATGCAGTCGGAGCTGGGTGCCGACACTGAAGTCCGGTTACGCATGCATTCGCCACCAGCGCTGTGGGTTCGGGCACCGAGCCTGGGCGATGGCTGGCTGAAGGTACCGCTTTATCCCCATCCGTTGCGCGGCCAGAAAATCTGGAACGTGCTGGGCTGGTTCCTCGCAATTGGCCTGCTGTCTACCGCTTCGGCCTGGATCTTCGTCAGCCAGCTCAATCAGCCTTTGAAGCGTCTGGTGTATGCCGCGCGGCAACTTGGCCAGGGCCGCAGCGTGCGCCTGCCAATCAGCGATACGCCGAGTGAGATGACCGAGGTTTACCGCGCCTTCAACCAGATGGCCGAAGACGTCGAACAGGCCGGTCGCGAGCGCGAGCTGATGCTGGCCGGGGTGTCCCACGACTTGCGTACGCCGTTGACACGCTTGCGCCTGTCCCTGGAACTGATGGGCGATCACACCGACCTGACTGACGACATGGTGCGTGACATCGAAGACATGGACGCGATTCTCGATCAGTTCCTGGCGTTCATTCGCGACGGGCGTGACGAGTCGGTGGAAGAGGTCGACCTGAGTGACCTGGTCCGTGAGGTCGCCGCGCCCTATAACCAGAATGAAGAGAGAGTGCGACTGCGCCTGGAGCCTATCCAGCCGTTCCCGTTGCGTCGTGTGTCGATGAAACGACTGCTGAACAACCTGATCGGTAATGCGTTGCATCATGCCGGTAGTGGTGTGGAGGTGGCGGCGTATGTATCCGGGGACACCAGCGCACCGTATGTGGTGCTGAGCGTCATGGACCGTGGTGCCGGGATCGATCCGTCGGAGCTGGAGGCGATCTTCAACCCGTTCACCCGCGGTGATCGTGCCCGGGGTGGCAAGGGCACCGGGTTGGGATTGGCAATCGTGAAGCGGATTGCTTCGATGCATGGCGGCAACGTTGAGCTGCGTAACCGCTCGGGCGGTGGGCTGGAAGCGCGGGTACGGTTGCCGTTGGGGTTGATGCTGCCGCGGGATGCCGTTTAA